In a genomic window of Buteo buteo chromosome 29, bButBut1.hap1.1, whole genome shotgun sequence:
- the LOC142045580 gene encoding uncharacterized protein LOC142045580, translating to MSALSTAQLGAVGVLGVLVNRPTGSSVHLGQLLKREHWAPWSSTQLGALGTLVSYQTGSTGCVGQLPNQEHWEQRVPWSASQLGALGALGVYPTGSTGSKECLGQLPNWEHWEHWVCWSATQLGALGALGALGALVSFPTGSTGSTGHLRQLPSWDQWVPWSASQLGVLQALVALVSYPTGSTGSTGHLGQRPNWEHWEHWVCWSTTQLGALGALGALGASVQYPTGSTGSTGSTRCLGAVPNWEHWAPWSDTQLGALDARVCSPTGSTGSLGQLPNWEHWTPGCAPLLGALGAEVCSLTGSTGRRGPSPTGSTGPFVPPRTGRSRPPSRGGRVGGDGCGGGGGVRAPHPPLTTLCFSPPKVGTAPPRATTPLVQRPPRATTPSTPSCNAPPPLWIGPRCLRRSPRTALHAFARPRTAH from the exons atGAGTGCCTTG TCAACCGCCCAACTGGGAGCAGTGGGAGTACTGGGTGTCTTAGTCAACCGCCCAACTGGGAGCAGTGTCCACCTTGGTCAGCTACTCAAGCGGGAGCACTGGGCGCCTTGGTCCAGTACCCAACTAGGAGCACTGGGCACCTTGGTCAGCTACcaaactgggagcactgggtgtGTTGGTCAACTACCCAACCAGGAGCACTGGGAGCAAAGAGTGCCTTGGTCAGCTTCccaactgggagcactgggagcactgggtgt CTACccaactgggagcactgggagcaaaGAGTGCCTTGGTCAGCTTCccaactgggagcactgggagcactgggtgtGTTGGTCAGCTACccaactgggagcactgggagcactgggagcactaGGTGCCTTGGTCAGCTTCCCAACTGGaagcactgggagcactgggcaCCTTCGTCAGCTACCCAGCTGGGATCAGTGGGTGCCTTGGTCAGCTTCCCAACTGGGAGTGCTGCAAGCACTGGTTGCCTTGGTCAGCTACccaactgggagcactgggagcactgggcaCCTTGGTCAGCGACccaactgggagcactgggagcactgggtgtGTTGGTCAACTACccaactgggagcactgggagcactgggagcactaGGTGCCTCGGTGCAGTACccaactgggagcactgggagcactgggagcactaGGTGCCTCGGTGCAGTACccaactgggagcactgggcgCCTTGGTCAGACACccaactgggagcactggatGCCAGGGTTTGCTCTCcgactgggagcactgggtcCCTTGGTCAGCTTCccaactgggagcactggacGCCGGGGTGTGCTCCcttactgggagcactgggtgcCGAGGTTTGCTCCCTAACTGGGAGCACTGGACGCCGGGGTCCCTCCccaactgggagcactggtccCTTTGTCCCCCCTCGAACTGGGCGCTCCAGACCCCCCTCACGGGGGGGACGGGTGGGGGGCGATGGGtgcggcgggggagggggtgtccgtgccccccacccccctctaACGActctctgcttctctcccccAAAGGTGGGCacggcccccccccgcgcgaCCACCCCCCTCGTGCAACGACCCCCCCGTGCAACgaccccctccaccccctcgTGCAACGCCCCTCCCCCTCTGT GGATCGGGCCCCGCTGCCTGCGCCGGAGCCCTCGCACGGCTTTGCACGCCTTCGCACGGCCCCGCACGGCTCACTAA